From Plectropomus leopardus isolate mb chromosome 4, YSFRI_Pleo_2.0, whole genome shotgun sequence, the proteins below share one genomic window:
- the c4h19orf67 gene encoding UPF0575 protein C19orf67 homolog, giving the protein MTDMKVQVEGQLNSNSPSGQQEDTSDERETDITESLQNTGQGEAVEPLSLLAAVALAPPRDHPAACRCDCEACSCLEVKSMERSLQSMDLQLQFLLSKADDLHDCVVKGQRHGEGDALAAAVQSFLYTCQPFFNHLETTRALSQHPSVPFDVYTRRMQLLDFSQQLCDRLEQLVLTCASCSVFSLDETNPNSMSHFCIGQSQLGQLRVTTFRFCKATPYLARVDTGLYKRMRWNVERLGHERQTDEESEAETVGSTDHYFLCYEDIPNPHADAVGDSQGATHGSVVRMWSIGQWVQVNPDTDDICDWILCEVPRADYHRLLYLGSDEPSSCNASDYLQQLLLSHHTTA; this is encoded by the exons ATGACAGATATGAAAGTTCAGGTTGAGGGCCAGCTCAACTCAAACTCACCCTCAGGACAACAGGAGGACACGAGCGatgagagggagacagacatCACGGAGAGTCTTCAAAACACCGGACAAGGAG AGGCGGTGGAGCCGCTGTCGTTGCTGGCTGCCGTCGCTCTGGCGCCCCCTCGTGATCATCCTGCGGCCtgcaggtgtgactgtgaggcCTGCAGCTGTCTGGAGGTCAAATCGATGGAGAGGAGCCTCCAGTCCATGGATCTGCAGCTCCAGTTCCTCTTGAGCAAAGCGGATGACTTACACGACTGTGTAGTCAAAGG gcAGCGTCACGGAGAGGGCGATGCTCTTGCTGCCGCAGTGCAAAGTTTCCTGTACACCTGTCAGCCTTTCTTTAACCACCTGGAAACCACAAGGGCTTTGTCCCAGCACCCCTCTGTGCCGTTTGACGTCTACACAAGG cgcATGCAGCTGTTGGACTTCTCTCAGCAGCTGTGCGACAGGTTGGAGCAGCTGGTGTTGACCTGCGCCAGCTGCAGTGTCTTCTCTTTGGACGAGACCAATCCcaacag CATGTCTCACTTCTGCATCGGTCAGAGTCAGCTCGGTCAGCTGAGGGTGACCACGTTCCGCTTCTGTAAGGCCACGCCATACCTGGCGCGGGTCGACACCGGCCTGTACAAGCGAATGCGCTGGAACGTGGAGAGACTCGGACACGAGAGGCAGACAGATGAAGAGAGTGAGGCAGAAACAGTCGGCAGCACAGACCA TTACTTCCTGTGCTACGAGGACATTCCTAACCCACACGCAGATGCTGTCGGGGATAGCCAGGGCGCCACTCATGGCAGCGTGGTGAGGATGTGGTCCATCGGTCAGTGGGTTCAGGTGAACCCCGACACAGACGACATCTGTGACTG gATCTTGTGTGAGGTTCCTCGGGCCGACTATCACAGGCTGCTGTATCTTGGCAGCGATGAGCCGTCTAGCTGCAACGCTTCAGACTACCTgcaacagctgctgctgtcacaccaCACAACAGCGTGA
- the si:ch211-214c7.4 gene encoding mucin-5AC codes for MKPDGDTMETTEATEAAAVAEPSSSEDNTTEQAPSQLEEAANDAAPAASPKASGKPVAAADPKVKPKAVATKTQYTAKSAGASGSRPGTATHRTVNDIKASNNVRAAAVKKTAATATTTAKASAAGAVPKRPVGVAAFSSSVKNQTRVPDKKPVGPVRTTSAAAVTATNGTKPTTVNGITKKRPAAETVNAARPKTTATASRAAASTIPKSGTSTKTTTAGAAVSKTTRPATGPSTSRPASATARPASATVKPSTTTTAKTAASRVNTIPSTGRTTAAQPPKTAAAKKDVSRPPSAAAAKKPTTATTTAATKKPEPSRPTATLKLNSAASKSSTTAKTADPKVSQSKTQPPVKSTPTKKPVAAVLSVTRNNKQPLGRTPPASPANKPANSSTPQAKRGAKPTQAVPPFTAGKKTGVSNTSTPAVETQTAADAAVAAAAAATVLLAVTGATESSLQESSLAASAPEEAPPSVVAQDTTPELVPQETAQIHAAASSPPQSPVRTAVPQTSPPLEQVEISAPSLTMQEQTPAPAEPTLSPVACPPHLPEEPDYLLTDHTPSTSTALPEAAIASPLVVSPVNLNEEEDEEEREGSQLVSVSEMSGTTQPTEESRPGSAGPVGGSAWRAGGALLSELDSEEVSGSQQGASELSAPGVLEGTESMDDLGDGSLKGAIDMEGASAGSPDFEKVPDIPVNDFDEDEDEDDDYDRVCDMDVGSERADEPQRPRHDNDLDDDEEDEDVEMASEGVTESGLESYGNADEDDFAEDERLDNLNRMMQPPPPPPVLPSAPAAQWDQPNPFADPWGEPLQPQQVSQHAQVAGAGAASPMADPWQADPETPTQTPAHAWLELGSAPFVPENQEVPHHSSIKDEPQNLEAQMYMDRSSPAPMQTLAPALLSAPGMSLSSTLSSETSTPEELCDYNQKLQPQDLQASSLSPQPDLNYQDLGMHLERGDGEGEEEAETLPADEVLGGPATAPTSNPSSSSVTEDEASDTEGEAQLEDSLESPAICQATFDSQPPAQRCLSTVEEGEEADMEGVMGVAGEDTTPPSATSLASYGFDTMTTASNSNAQSTGESCIKSPGIFSLEELPEEAKEPCLIPQPCTAEQQYVECWGQEAESAEHIREEAQGPKEALDPSSTLSTLQQPEENPDDIQPPYYSAICEKTENSFAGNV; via the exons ATGAAACCGGATGGGGATACCATGGAAACCACGGAGGCcactgaagcagcagcagtagcagaaCCCTCGTCATCGGAAGACAACACAACAGAGCAAGCCCCATCACAGCTAGAGGAAGCCGCAAATGATGCAGCACCCGCCGCTTCTCCGAAGGCCAGTGGCAagccagtggcagcagcagaccCCAAAGTCAAACCCAAAGCTGTTGCAACTAAAACACAGTACACAGCCAAATCTGCAGGGGCGTCCGGATCACGGCCAGGTACTGCCACGCACCGCACGGTGAATGACATCAAAGCCTCCAACAATGTCCGAGCAGCTGCAGTCAAGAAAACAGCAGCGACAGCAACAACGACAGCAAAAGCGTCAGCCGCGGGGGCTGTGCCGAAAAGACCGGTGGGTGTAGCAGCATTTTCCTCCTCGGTCAAGAACCAAACTAGAGTGCCTGACAAGAAGCCTGTTGGACCGGTTAGGActacctctgctgctgctgtcacagcaACAAATGGTACCAAACCAACAACAGTGAACGGCATCACTAAGAAGAGACCAGCAGCTGAGACTGTTAACGCAGCTAGACCCAAAACCACAG CTACTGCCAGCAGAGCAGCGGCGTCCACTATCCCGAAATCCGGCACttcaaccaaaacaacaactgcTGGTGCTGCCGTTTCAAAGACCACCAG GCCTGCTACAGGTCCTTCAACATCTCGACCTGCATCCGCCACAGCCAGGCCCGCCTCAGCTACAGTCAAGCCCTCCACCACTACGACTGCCAAAACTGCTGCTTCTAGAGTGAACACCATACCCTCTACTGGCAGGACCACAGCAGCACAGCCTcccaaaactgctgctgctaaGAAAG ATGTCAGTCGACCACCTTCTGCTGCAGCGGCAAAGAAACCTACAACAGCTACAACAACTGCTGCTACCAAAAAACCTGAACCCTCTCGACCCACAGCCACCCTAAAGCTCAACTCTGCTGCCTCCAAATcttcaacaacagcaaagacaGCAGACCCCAAGGTGTCACAGTCCAAAACTCAACCACCTGTAAAATCTACTCCCACAAAGAAACCTGTAGCTGCTGTTTTGTCAGTTACCCGCAACAACAAACAGCCTCTTGGTCGGACCCCACCGGCCTCTCCAGCCAACAAACCTGCAAACAGCAGCACCCCTCAGGCAAAACGTGGAGCCAAACCCACTCAGGCTGTCCCGCCTTTCACAGCCGGCAAGAAGACAGGGGTTTCAAATACTAGCACACCTGCTGTGGaaacacagacagctgcagatGCAGCAGTAGCAGCTGCCGCAGCAGCGACTGTGCTGCTGGCAGTAACAGGCGCTACAGAGTCCTCCCTTCAAGAATCATCCCTTGCTGCCTCTGCACCAGAGGAGGCCCCTCCTTCAGTCGTGGCCCAGGACACCACACCGGAGTTGGTACCTCAAGAGACAGCTCAGATACATGCAGctgcttcctctcctccacaAAGCCCGGTCAGGACAGCCGTACCACAAACATCTCCACCCCTGGAACAGGTAGAAATCAGTGCTCCCTCACTTACAATGCAGGAGCAGACCCCTGCCCCAGCTGAGCCTACGTTATCACCAGTAGCGTGTCCTCCACATCTACCCGAGGAGCCTGATTATCTGTTAACAGACCACACTCCCTCCACATCTACAGCCCTCCCAGAAGCCGCCATTGCCTCCCCACTGGTAGTTTCTCCCGTCAATCtaaatgaggaggaggatgaagaagagagggagggaagccAGTTGGTTTCTGTGTCTGAAATGAGCGGAACCACACAGCCCACAGAGGAGTCTCGTCCCGGGTCGGCTGGACCGGTAGGAGGGTCTGCTTGGAGGGCCGGTGGTGCCTTGCTTTCTGAGCTGGACTCTGAGGAGGTGAGCGGCAGCCAGCAGGGTGCGTCTGAGCTGAGCGCCCCCGGTGTTCTGGAGGGCACAGAGAGCATGGATGATCTGGGAGACGGCAGTCTCAAAGGAGCCATTGACATGGAAGGAGCCTCAGCAGGTTCGCCCGATTTTGAGAAAGTTCCTGACATTCCAGTGAATGACTTtgatgaggatgaagatgaggacGATGACTACGATCGGGTATGTGACATGGATGTAGGCTCAGAGCGGGCTGATGAGCCACAGAGACCCAGGCATGACAACGATTTggatgatgatgaggaagaCGAAGATGTGGAGATGGCTAGTGAGGGGGTGACGGAGAGTGGGCTGGAAAGCTACGGGAATGCAGACGAGGATGACTTTGCTGAGGATGAAAGGTTGGACAACTTGAACAGAATGATGCAgcccccacctccccctcctgTGCTGCCCTCTGCGCCCGCCGCTCAGTGGGACCAGCCGAACCCATTTGCTGATCCCTGGGGAGAACCTCTGCAGCCACAGCAGGTCTCCCAGCATGCACAGGTCGCAGGAGCGGGTGCAGCAAGCCCCATGGCAGACCCCTGGCAAGCAGACCCCGAGACTCCAACTCAGACCCCGGCCCATGCTTGGCTGGAACTAGGCTCTGCTCCTTTTGTTCCTGAAAACCAAGAAGTCCCTCATCATTCCTCCATTAAAGATGAGCCACAAAATCTTGAGGCCCAGATGTACATGGACCGGTCCAGCCCAGCCCCAATGCAGACCCTGGCCccagctctcctctctgccccGGGCATGTCTCTGTCAAGCACCCTGAGCAGCGAGACCAGCACGCCTGAGGAACTGTGTGACTACAATCAGAAGCTCCAACCTCAAGATTTGCAAGCCTCCAGTCTGTCCCCACAGCCCGACCTGAACTACCAGGACCTGGGCATGCACTTGGAGAGAGGCgatggagaaggagaggaggaagctgAGACCCTGCCCGCTGATGAAGTCCTGGGAGGCCCGGCAACTGCCCCCACTTCCAACCCCTCCTCATCCTCGGTAACAGAGGACGAGGCCAGTGACACAGAGGGAGAAGCTCAGTTGGAGGACTCCTTGGAGAGTCCAGCGATCTGCCAAGCCACCTTTGACAGCCAGCCTCCAGCCCAGCGCTGCCTGTCCACAgtggaagagggagaggaggccGACATGGAGGGAGTGATGGGCGTCGCAGGCGAAGACACCACCCCACCTTCAGCTACATCGCTGGCATCTTACGGTTTTGACACCATGACCACAGCGTCAAACTCCAACGCCCAGTCCACAGGGGAGAGCTGCATCAAGAGCCCTGGGATCTTCTCCCTTGAGGAGCTGCCCGAGGAGGCCAAGGAGCCCTGTCTGATCCCGCAACCATGCACTGCTGAGCAGCAGTACGTCGAATGTTGGGGACAGGAAGCGGAGTCCGCGGAGCATATCAGGGAGGAAGCACAGGGACCCAAGGAAGCCCTGGACCCTTCATCAACTCTGAGCACTTTGCAGCAACCAGAGGAAAACCCAGATGACATCCAGCCTCCCTACTATTCTGCTATCTGTGAAAAGACTGAGAACTCTTTTGCAGGTAATGTATAG